The Paenibacillus swuensis genome contains the following window.
TTATCGTCATCATGACGCTGCTCGGCGGCGGGGATATGGGCGATGTGCTCAGCAATGTAACCGGCGGCGGTCAGAGCGCGGCGCCTTATGAGGAAACGGCTCAGGACAAGGAATTGTCCGAGTTTGTGTCGGTTGTGTTGGCGGATACGGAGAAAGTGTGGACCGATGTGTTCGCGAAGGAAGGCATGACGTATGAGAAGCCGACACTGGTGTTGTACTCGGGCAGCGTAGAGTCCGCATGCGGTCAGGCAGGTTCGTCGGTGGGGCCGTTCTATTGCCCGGGGGACCGGAAGCTGTACATCGACTTGAGTTTCTATGACGATCTGCAGCAGAAGTTTGATGCGCCGGGCGATTTTGCGATGGCTTATGTGGTGGCTCATGAGGTCGGACATCACGTGCAAACCCTGCTGGGTACCTCGGACAAAATCATGCCGCTCCGCCAAAAGCTAAGCGAACAGGAGTTTAACAAGTACCTTGTGCGGTTTGAGCTGCAGGCGGATTATTACTCCGGCGTGTGGGCTCATCATGCGCAAGGCATGGACCTGCTGGAGGAGGGCGATGTAGACGAGGCGTTGAACGCGGCTAGCGCGGTCGGTGACGACACGCTGCAACGCAAGGCGCAGGGCCGCGTCGTGCCGGAAAGCTTCACGCACGGTACGTCCGAGCAGCGTAAAGCCTGGTTCTACAAGGGTCTCGAGAACGGCACGCTCCAGGGCGGCGATACGTTTAAGGTGAAGACGCCTTAGGTGAATAAATTATTAACTTTAAGACACAGCAAATTATGTTCATATAAAGGAAATATCTAGGCCACAAGGAATAGTATATACAGAGCGTAGCTGCAGCTTGCAGCTGCGCTTTTTTCTAAAGTACTGAATTCTTGGGGGACCACCATATGCCGAACCGAATTCTGCTTGTAGAGGATGACAAGGAAATTAATCAGTTACTTGAGAGTCATTTATTACAAGAGAATTATACCGTACTTACCGCGTTTGACGGCGAGGAAGCAGCGGCTCTATTGAATAAGGAGAATTTCGACCTCATCTTGCTCGATTTAATGCTCCCGAAGTTAAGCGGCATGGATCTTCTCAGAAAAATCCGTGAAACCAGCGTTGTACCCGTGTTAATTATCTCAGCAAAAGTCAGCGATCTTGATAAGGCGCTTGGCCTAGGATTTGGCGCTGATGATTATATAAGCAAGCCTTTCTCGATGATCGAATTAACGGCCAGAGTACAAGCCGCTATTCGAAGGTCAACGCAATACATTCAACCTGAAAACCAGGCAATCCCGCATACGCTTCAGTTTAAAGACTTAATTCTGGATACACATACGTATACCGCACTGGTTAGAGGCCAGGTCGTTCAACTCACCTCCAAGGAATTTCAGATTATGAAACTGTTCTTAACCCATCAAAGTAGGGTGTTTACCAAGGAGCAAATTTATCAATTCATCTGGGAAGATGATTATTATGGGAATGAAAACGTCATAAATGTTCATATCCGGAGACTTCGAGAGAAAATTGAAGAGGATCCGTCAAATCCCCAACATATCCGAACCATATGGGGAATCGGATACAAACTGGGAGGATAGCGTATGATAGTTCTCCTGTGTGTGATGATTGGCCTGTTGGCCGTGGGTAATGGCTGGCAATATGTTTCCCGAAGAAAACTGACTCAGAATATCCATGTAATATCCGATAAAATAGCCGAAATCATTGAACAGGAAACGGCTGAGAAAGTACTCTTGCAAACGAATCAGCATGCGATTCAGCTTATGCTCATTCAAACTAACCGTCTTCTGGCGTACAATCAGAAAGTCATTGCCGATTATGCCAAAACTAAGGACGGCTTAAAGAAATTGATATCAAACATGTCCCATGATTTAAAAACCCCTTTGACCGTCATTCTAGGTTATGCGGAGAAATTGAATCAGGACAGCACCATGTCGGAAGAGGAGAAGAAGCATGTTATTACGCGGCTAAACCATAAAGTAAATGGTTTGGTCGCTTTGTTGAATCAATTTTTTGACCTGGTAAAGATGGAGTCGGAGGATTATAAAATCCCTTTAAGAAAACTGTCGCTTAATGAAATTTGCCGGCAAAGCGTGCTTGAATTTTATGATTTGCTGCTGTCTAAAGGACTTCAAGTAGAACTCGACATCCCGGAACAACCTCTCTATATTCTAGGTAACGAACATGCGTTGCACAGGATCTTCAGTAATCTTATTACGAATTCGATTCGATACGGAAGTGATGGCGGCGTGTTTGGAGTAACGCTTAGGGAAGTTGGAGACACTGTCGCTGTTGACTTTTGGGATCGGGGAAAAGGAATTGCCGAGGTGCACCATGATCGCGTATTTGAAAGATTGTACACCTTGGATGATG
Protein-coding sequences here:
- the ypfJ gene encoding KPN_02809 family neutral zinc metallopeptidase, which codes for MKWRGRQGSANVEDRRGMGGKMVGGGIGGILIIVIMTLLGGGDMGDVLSNVTGGGQSAAPYEETAQDKELSEFVSVVLADTEKVWTDVFAKEGMTYEKPTLVLYSGSVESACGQAGSSVGPFYCPGDRKLYIDLSFYDDLQQKFDAPGDFAMAYVVAHEVGHHVQTLLGTSDKIMPLRQKLSEQEFNKYLVRFELQADYYSGVWAHHAQGMDLLEEGDVDEALNAASAVGDDTLQRKAQGRVVPESFTHGTSEQRKAWFYKGLENGTLQGGDTFKVKTP
- a CDS encoding response regulator transcription factor; translation: MPNRILLVEDDKEINQLLESHLLQENYTVLTAFDGEEAAALLNKENFDLILLDLMLPKLSGMDLLRKIRETSVVPVLIISAKVSDLDKALGLGFGADDYISKPFSMIELTARVQAAIRRSTQYIQPENQAIPHTLQFKDLILDTHTYTALVRGQVVQLTSKEFQIMKLFLTHQSRVFTKEQIYQFIWEDDYYGNENVINVHIRRLREKIEEDPSNPQHIRTIWGIGYKLGG
- a CDS encoding sensor histidine kinase encodes the protein MIVLLCVMIGLLAVGNGWQYVSRRKLTQNIHVISDKIAEIIEQETAEKVLLQTNQHAIQLMLIQTNRLLAYNQKVIADYAKTKDGLKKLISNMSHDLKTPLTVILGYAEKLNQDSTMSEEEKKHVITRLNHKVNGLVALLNQFFDLVKMESEDYKIPLRKLSLNEICRQSVLEFYDLLLSKGLQVELDIPEQPLYILGNEHALHRIFSNLITNSIRYGSDGGVFGVTLREVGDTVAVDFWDRGKGIAEVHHDRVFERLYTLDDARNLQFQGSGLGLSISKRLTESMKGTMALSSKPFEKTTFTCIFKRMTY